The following proteins are co-located in the Bacillus pumilus genome:
- the tuaB gene encoding teichuronic acid biosynthesis protein TuaB, with protein MASMKNRMLGGAKWTSLSALIITIIQIAQFAFLGNVMSLKEFGLVGMITTVTIFTQILLDLGIGAAIIQKEQTTERQLSTLYWINLLTGLVLFCLLILASPMIAAFYARPELEGLLKLLSMMFLIAPIGQQYQYMMQKDLAFKTLSTIEAIAAIISLLVLFALAFFINPIVAYVISQVLLQSSKGLLYAAAYWKKWRPAPVFAIGEVKEFFSFGAFQLASRLVNRAGSNIDMILIGRFLGAEALGIYSLAYQIVTIPVLKINPIVTRVAFPVFAKSQRDHSMLREGFLSMTNMLALISFPLLIGLAAVSDSFIEVVFGEKWLVAVPVLNILCIVGLLRVLMNPNGSILLAKGRADLAFYWDTGMLIVYGCALYAGVSTGSLLTVAWIYSGVSLLNFIVGRWLMAYVIQLDMKVYLKSLGKPAVMTLLMAACAVALHQGMKLTSADISLQLLLTVCLSAALYGLLLVKMYPQIAGKLLRRGRSS; from the coding sequence ATGGCAAGTATGAAAAATCGCATGCTAGGCGGGGCAAAATGGACAAGCTTGTCCGCATTGATCATTACCATCATCCAAATTGCACAGTTCGCCTTTCTAGGGAACGTGATGTCACTTAAAGAGTTTGGGCTCGTTGGCATGATCACAACTGTCACAATATTTACGCAAATTTTACTTGATCTAGGCATCGGTGCAGCGATCATTCAAAAGGAACAAACAACGGAACGTCAATTATCAACATTATATTGGATCAACTTACTCACAGGTCTTGTCTTGTTTTGTTTACTTATCCTTGCAAGCCCAATGATTGCCGCCTTTTATGCCCGTCCTGAGCTAGAAGGACTGCTCAAGCTATTATCGATGATGTTTCTCATTGCACCAATTGGCCAGCAATACCAATATATGATGCAAAAAGATTTAGCTTTTAAAACATTAAGTACCATTGAAGCCATTGCGGCCATCATATCGCTGCTCGTTTTATTCGCTTTAGCTTTTTTCATCAATCCGATTGTTGCCTATGTCATCTCTCAAGTGTTGCTGCAATCAAGTAAAGGTCTATTGTATGCAGCGGCTTATTGGAAGAAGTGGCGTCCAGCACCAGTCTTTGCAATAGGAGAAGTGAAAGAGTTTTTCTCATTCGGCGCTTTCCAGCTGGCATCAAGGCTCGTCAATCGGGCAGGATCGAACATTGACATGATTTTAATCGGCCGGTTTCTTGGAGCGGAGGCGTTAGGTATTTACAGCTTGGCTTATCAAATTGTGACGATTCCTGTGCTGAAAATTAATCCGATTGTGACGAGGGTGGCTTTCCCTGTTTTTGCAAAAAGTCAGCGTGATCACTCCATGCTGCGCGAGGGCTTCCTAAGTATGACGAATATGCTCGCCTTGATTAGTTTTCCGTTATTAATCGGCCTTGCTGCCGTATCAGATAGCTTTATAGAAGTTGTGTTTGGAGAGAAATGGCTAGTGGCAGTTCCGGTTCTCAATATTTTGTGCATAGTCGGACTACTGCGTGTGCTCATGAATCCAAACGGTTCAATACTCCTTGCAAAAGGGAGAGCGGACTTGGCCTTTTATTGGGATACGGGGATGCTCATCGTTTATGGATGTGCGTTATATGCAGGAGTCAGCACAGGCAGTCTGTTGACGGTGGCTTGGATTTACTCAGGTGTCAGCCTGCTGAATTTCATTGTTGGCAGATGGCTGATGGCCTATGTCATTCAGCTTGATATGAAGGTGTATTTGAAATCACTCGGAAAGCCTGCTGTCATGACGCTATTGATGGCCGCCTGTGCGGTAGCTTTACATCAAGGGATGAAGCTGACGTCAGCTGATATTTCGCTTCAATTATTACTGACTGTTTGTTTAAGTGCTGCTTTGTATGGCCTGCTGCTCGTCAAAATGTATCCACAGATTGCAGGCAAATTATTGAGAAGAGGTCGTTCGTCATGA